The Deltaproteobacteria bacterium genome segment TTTTGTGCGACCAGTTTTCGAGCTTGCCATGAAGAAAATTCTCGATGGTGACGCCCCGTTCGCTTTTTTTTACTTTGAACTGATATTGCATTCTATAGGTCCTATAGGCCTTATTGGACCTATACTAATTTTTCTCGTGACAAGACAATCGTATACTCCCCCCTCGCCTCCGACTGTTTCAACCGTTCAGCGACTTCGGGAAATTTCCCCCACAAAATCGTTTCGAACTTTTTGGTCAATTCGCGCCCGATCATCAGATAAAATTCTGAAAAATAATTCCCCCACTCGTCCACCCTTTTTAAAATCTTGTGCGGCGATTCGTAAAAACAGTGCGTCCCCGGAAGTAGGGCTATTGCTTCATAGATCTTCCGTCGTTTGTTGTTGGATGGCGGCAAAAAACCCCAAAAATGAAACGGATCGGTGGGGAAGCCGCAGACCGAAAGCGCCGCCGTTGCCGCGGAGGGGCCGGGGATGGGAACAACATCGATCCCGCGGGAGCGGGCCAGGGCGACAAGCCGCGCCCCGGGGTCGGAGACGGCGGGCGTTCCGGCATCGGTGATGAGCGCCAGGTTTTCGCCGGCCTCCAGATGCGAAATAATTGCTTCGGCCTTTTGTTGTTTGCTGTACTCAAAATAGGAAACCAGTTTTTTTTGAACGCCAAAATGGGCAAGCAAGCCCCGCGAATGACGCGTGTCCTCGGTGATGATGGCGTCCGCCTCTTTTAAAACCTTTAACGCCCGAAGGGTGATGTCCTCGAGGTTTCCGATGGGGGTGGCAACGATGTATAATATGCCTGACATTTTAATACGGCGTCTTTGGAAACAACATGCCGTTCTTTTTCACAAATTTTTTCCTCTCTCTGAACTGCGCGCTCTCCAACACTTCCGACGTCGCAAGCACCGGCGTCAGGCAAAAATCATTCTCCCTTCCAAGACGCGTCCACTCATCCCGCGTCTTTGACGCGAAGATTGCGGCCAGTTGTTGATGGATCTCCGGCGCCTGATCGACATATCCCTTTCCTTTCCATTCCGGTTTGCCGATGACCCCGCAAAAACGGTTCCAGAACTTGTCCTCCAACGCCGCGAGGGCGACAAATTTGCCGTCCGAGGTCGGATAGACACGATATCGCGCCAGAATGCCGCTTAAAATGTTGGGCGCCATCGGTCCCTGAATCAAAATCAGATTCGCCAGATTCAAGAAAATCATTGAATCGGTCATGGAAATATCGAGATGGGCCCCATTCCCTTTTTTGCCCCGTTGATACAGTGCGCTGATAATCGCCAGCGCCGCAAAAAGCCCCCCTCCGACCAGGTCGGCGTACTGGATGTAAGGGGGTTGGGGGGGATTTAGGCATCCCGACAGCGCCATATAATTGAGATCGTGCCCGGCGCGATTTTTATTCGGCCCTTTTTGCCCGTAACCGGTGATGGAGGCGACAATGAGCCTGCGGTTGATTTTGTGGAGTTGGGAAATTGAGAACCCCATTTTTTTTAAAACACCCGGCCGGAACGACTCGATAAGGATATCGGCCTTTTTGACATGGCGGACAAAGGCCTCTTTTCCTTTTTGCGATTTGATGTCGAGCTTAAGAATTTTTTTGTTCCGGTTTAAGCCGCGGTAGACGCAGGAAATATTGCGAAGGTAATCCCCCCTTTGCGGATCTTCCATTTTGATCACCCGCGCGCCCAGGTCGGCGAGAATGAGCGAACAGAAGGGGCCGGGGATCAGGCGGGAGAGATCCACAATAGTGACACCGGATAAGGGTTTGTCGGGCATCGGCATGAAATACGGCGAGTGATTGACAACCGCAAGAAAATAAATCCCCCCTCGCCCCCCTTTGCCACCCCGAAAGGGGCCCCTGTCGGGGAAGGGGGGTTGGGGGGATTTCAAAAAACAAAAAACCCTGTGAGAAAAGGTTTTCTCACAGGGTTAATTCATTTGGAGCCAAGAAACGACTCTAGCGTCTTTTTTTGGATTTCTTTTTTGCTCTTTTCTTGGCTTTTCTTTTCTTAGCCATGTCGTCCCTCCTTTTTTGTGGTGTTGGGTTGTTTTTAGCTTAAAGAAATTATGAGAGTTTTAAAAAAGGCTGTCAACACCAATTTGAAAAAATTTTCACTTTCTGCACTTTTTTGTTGCAATTTTTTAAAAAATTTTTCTGATTTTTGAAAAAATGCGGAAAATTTTTCTCAAAATGAAAAAAATCCCAAACGGCTTACATCTTGACAGTCCTCTCTCAAACAAACTATAAGCTTCATCACTATTGCGGGGTAGAGCAGCCTGGTAGCTCGCGAGGCTCATAACCTCGAGGTCCTTGGTTCAAATCCAAGCCCCGCTACCAAAAACAAAAAAACCTCTCTGCCGAAAGCGGAGGGGTTTTTTTATCTTCACACCGATTTTTTCACGAAAAAATCTCTTTGAGCGGAAGGCGGACCCCTTTTAACGAGCGGCTGGCGAGCTTGTCTTTCGGCCCGAACACCTCGGAAGAGCCGTATTTCCCTTTTTGCAAAAAATATCTTTCCACATACTTTTCGTCGGGATCGACCAGAAGGTATTCCTTCACGCCGAATTTTTCGTAGAGATCCTTTTTTTCCCGGCGGTCTTTCAGGGATGTGGACGGCGAAAGGACCTCGATCACAAGATCGGGGGCGCCGGCGATGTGCGTTTTTTGGATCTTCTGTTTGTCGCAGACAACAATGACATCGGGCTGGACGACATCTTCTTCCGAGAGAACCACGTCTATGGGGGCCATAACAGGGATGCACTGTTTTCCCTCGAGCCTCGTCATCAGAAAATGCGTCAGCCTGGCGACGACTTGCTGATGGGCAAAAGTGGGCGCCGGACTCATGTTGTAGGCCTCGCCGCCGATGATCTCCCAGCGCTCGTCGTCGCCCCAGGTGAGATAGTCGCGGTAGGTGTATTTATGGCGGATTTTTTTGGCTGTCCCCATTGATTTCAAGAATAGCAGGGGGTATCCGCTTCCTCAAGAGAAAAAACCCCGCCCTCCGCCTTAATGCGCGGAGGGGTTTTTGTTTTTCCTGCCCGAGAGCAAAAATGTTTTACGCGTCCGGCGGGGATGGATTGCCGTATTACGCCGCTTTCTTATAATGAACGGCAATTTCCTGGCCCACCGCTCCCAGTATCCTGATAAGAACATCAATGGATATGCCCTGTGAATCGCCTTTGAGCACCCGGGTCACTCGCGCCCGCGAGGTTTTTGCATTCTTGGCCACCGCCGACACAGTCAACCGGTTTCTTTTGACCGTATCGGCAATCCTTCGCGTTAAACTGTATCTCAATTCCCACTCAACGGCATCGGCAGGACCCAGCCCAATTGCCTCGGCCAGTTCATGCGCATTACGACTCACAAACACCTTTTGTTTTTTAGCCATACAAAGACTCCTTTAAATTTTTTCTCCCCGCCTCGATCTCCCTCTTGGGAGTTTTTTGGTCTTTCTTTTTAAAGGCATGAAAGACCAGAACGCCCATATCGGTCTTCACGTAGTAAAAGGCGCGATAGATGCCGTCGGTCCCCCTCACCCGC includes the following:
- a CDS encoding XRE family transcriptional regulator; this encodes MAKKQKVFVSRNAHELAEAIGLGPADAVEWELRYSLTRRIADTVKRNRLTVSAVAKNAKTSRARVTRVLKGDSQGISIDVLIRILGAVGQEIAVHYKKAA
- a CDS encoding Uma2 family endonuclease → MGTAKKIRHKYTYRDYLTWGDDERWEIIGGEAYNMSPAPTFAHQQVVARLTHFLMTRLEGKQCIPVMAPIDVVLSEEDVVQPDVIVVCDKQKIQKTHIAGAPDLVIEVLSPSTSLKDRREKKDLYEKFGVKEYLLVDPDEKYVERYFLQKGKYGSSEVFGPKDKLASRSLKGVRLPLKEIFS
- a CDS encoding CoA transferase encodes the protein MPDKPLSGVTIVDLSRLIPGPFCSLILADLGARVIKMEDPQRGDYLRNISCVYRGLNRNKKILKLDIKSQKGKEAFVRHVKKADILIESFRPGVLKKMGFSISQLHKINRRLIVASITGYGQKGPNKNRAGHDLNYMALSGCLNPPQPPYIQYADLVGGGLFAALAIISALYQRGKKGNGAHLDISMTDSMIFLNLANLILIQGPMAPNILSGILARYRVYPTSDGKFVALAALEDKFWNRFCGVIGKPEWKGKGYVDQAPEIHQQLAAIFASKTRDEWTRLGRENDFCLTPVLATSEVLESAQFRERKKFVKKNGMLFPKTPY
- the rsmI gene encoding 16S rRNA (cytidine(1402)-2'-O)-methyltransferase, yielding MSGILYIVATPIGNLEDITLRALKVLKEADAIITEDTRHSRGLLAHFGVQKKLVSYFEYSKQQKAEAIISHLEAGENLALITDAGTPAVSDPGARLVALARSRGIDVVPIPGPSAATAALSVCGFPTDPFHFWGFLPPSNNKRRKIYEAIALLPGTHCFYESPHKILKRVDEWGNYFSEFYLMIGRELTKKFETILWGKFPEVAERLKQSEARGEYTIVLSREKLV